The following proteins are encoded in a genomic region of Molothrus aeneus isolate 106 chromosome 14, BPBGC_Maene_1.0, whole genome shotgun sequence:
- the LOC136562418 gene encoding ligand of Numb protein X 2-like, which yields MADPVPEESVSHVPELCCECGQAHPLLDNHLYNFQDEVDDELICHICLQPLLQPMDTPCGHTYCFKCLENFMQEYSFCPMDRRKLSFQQCHKSSLLVRNLLDKLVVLCPFKAECQQTMQRCELEAHLQNRCPGFKKYKSELQRKRNPISKGKEELPAKGDTNTPKDPELPSGGSSLVAESSGAAVVSLGTAEPGLVNPAFEETEEDLPQRSSLVAETTTIEIHREDPEEELGMRIVGGKDTPLGNIVVQEVLRDSVIAADGRIAPGDHILEVNGVNISSVTHCQAVSFLRHPGPVLHLMVLQEKGFSNRTAQQDCSSSSREVIHVTLVKRDRSEPLGIKLIRKTDEAGIFILDLLEGGLAAKNGKLSRNDRVLSINGQDLRQGTPEAAAQIIQTTESRVNFVILRQSGLQLGEPGEDGSTSNSSSSSSSNGGSPVHHRRRPDQSHYRRKSTYQKDLPQGYVSHEKTVAIKKEPKESLGITIGGGRDNKNKLPIYVTSVQPIGCLFRDGRIKRGDVLLSINGIDLTHLNYYEAVSALKSNAASHSVTLKALEILSLNSPEPALDIREQGFSWSPLWITWLGLPSYLHFCQDIVLSKGNLESWGFSIVGGFEESKGNQPFFIKTIVPGTPAFRDRKLKCGDEIVAVNGVPAIGMSNSELIPMLKEQRNKVTLTVVSWPGSLV from the exons atggctgaTCCCGTCCCCGAGGAGAGCGTGTCCCACGTCCCCGAGCTGTGCTGTGAGTGTGGCCAGGCCCACCCCTTGCTGGACAATCACCTGTACAACTTCCAGGACGAGGTGGACGATGAGCTCATCTGCCAcatctgcctgcagcccctgctgcagcccatggacACGCCCTGTGGGCACACCTACTGCTTCAAGTGCCTGGAGAACTTCATGCAGGAGTACAGCTTCTGCCCCATGGACCGCAGGAAGCTCTCCTTCCAGCAGTGCCACAAGTCCAGCCTGCTGGTGAGGAACCTGCTGGATAAGCTGGTTGTGCTGTGTCCTTTCAAGGCTGAGTGCCAGCAGACCATGCAGCGCTGTGAGCTGGAGGCTCACCTGCAGAACAG GTGTCCTGGGTTTAAGAAATACAAATCTGAGCTCCAGCGGAAAAGGAACCCCATTTCcaaagggaaggaagagctTCCTGCCAAGGGGGACACAAATACACCCAAGGATCCAGAGCTCCCAAGTGGAGGCTCCTCACTTGTGGCAgaaagctctggagctgctgtggtgtCACTGGGGACTGCAGAGCCTGGACTGGTTAATCCAGCTTTTGAGGAGACTGAAGAAG ACCTTCCTCAGAGAAGCAGTCTTGTGGCTGAAACTACCACCATCGAAAtccaccgggaagacccagagGAAGAGCTGGGGATGAGGATAGTTGGGGGTAAGGACACCCCCCTGGGGAACATCGTTGTTCAGGAAGTGCTGAGGGACTCTGTGATTGCTGCTGATGGAAGAATTGCTCCTGGAGACCACATCCTTGAG GTGAATGGCGTCAACATCAGCAGCGTGACTCACTGCCAGGCTGTCTCCTTCCTGCGCCACCCAGGGCCTGTTCTGCACCTCATGGTCCTGCAGGAGAAGGGCTTTTCCAACAGGACTGCCCAGCAGGATTGCagttccagcagcagggaagtgaTCCACGTCACCTTGGTGAAGAGAGACCGATCCGAGCCCCTGGGAATCAAACTGATCAGGAAGACGGACGAGGCAGGGATTTTTATTCTGGATCTCTTAGAGGGGGGCTTGGCAGCCAAGAATGGGAAGCTGAGTCGGAATGACAGAGTCCTTTCAATAAATGGGCAGGATTTGAGGCAAGGAACTCctgaggctgctgcccagaTCATCCAG ACCACGGAATCCAGAGTGAACTTTGTGATCCTGAGGCagtctgggctgcagctgggggagcCAGGGGAGGATGGCAGCAcctccaacagcagcagcagcagcagcagcaatggggGCAGCCCTGTGCACCACCGGAGGCGACCAGACCAGAGCCACTACAGGAGAAAATCCACCTACCAGAAG GATTTGCCTCAGGGATATGTAAGTCATGAGAAGACAGTTGCAATAAAAAAGGAGCCAAAGGAATCTTTGGGAATCACAATTGGAGGTGGAAGGGATAACAAGAACAAGCTCCCTATCTATGTGACCAGTGTGCAGCCCATTGGATGCCTCTTCAGGGATGGCAGAATCAAGAGAG GGGATGTCCTTCTGAGCATCAATGGCATCGATTTGACTCACCTGAACTACTATGAAGCTGTCTCAGCTCTGAAATCCAATGCAGCTTCCCACTCAGTCACACTGAAAGCCTTGGAAATCCTGTCCCTGAActccccagagccagccctggaCATCAGGGAGCAGGGGTTCAGCTGGTCTCCCCTCTGGATCACATGGCTTGGATTGCCCAG CTACCTTCACTTCTGTCAAGATATTGTCCTCAGTAAAGGAAACCTGGAAAGTTGGGGCTTTAGCATCGTGGGAGGCTTTgaggaaagcaaaggaaaccaACCCTTCTTCATCAAAACCATCGTGCCAGGCACTCCCGCGTTCCGGGACAGGAAACTCAA GTGTGGAGATGAAATCGTGGCAGTGAATGGAGTGCCAGCAATAGGAATGAGCAACTCAGAATTAATCCCAATGCTGAAGGAGCAGAGGAACAAAGTCACCCTGACCGTGGTGTCCTGGCCAGGGAGCCTGGTGTGA